From the Globicephala melas chromosome 8, mGloMel1.2, whole genome shotgun sequence genome, the window CCACTTTTGCTCTGTGACAACACAGAAGTTAATCTAGTTGGATCTCAGGTTttgtatctgtaaaatgaaggaaggTTTCTAAATAAGTAGTTTTAATCAAAACCACTTTggagtgcttttttaaaaattagatttgtcTTGGTCCAGACTTTCTGAATCCAAGTGGAACCtgaataaatgtaatttaaaatatttttactggtcAGCTCTTGTTAGTTTCTCTTCTGTATGACCTCCAAGAGTTTTACATGTATCCTCGCTGACTCCCGGATTGGAGGAATAGAATGGTAATACTAGTAaccatttatttagtgcttaGAATGGACCTGGTATTTGGCTAAAATAATTTACAACCCTTAGGTTTTTTAATCTTAGCAAGAACAAGAGATGTGTggattgtcttcattttacagaagaggaagtagAGATTCAGAATGGtttaagcaacttgccccaaGCCCCCTATGTAGTAAGAGGTGGCACCtagatctgaacccaggtctaCCTGTATGGACCGTCTGGTGGAGGATGCCACTAGTGTTAGAGGGTGAGTTTAGTAGACACCTGAGGAACAGTGAAAGCTGGAAATGGGGAGGGAAAACTAAAGTTTTACCTCTTGACGTTGCTTTTCAGAATGGAATCCAGACAAACAAGCCAACTCTGCGTGCTGTCCGGCAGCGCAGTGAATTCACCCTCATGGCCAAGTGAGTTGACAGAAGTTATGTGGTGGGATGACCAGTGTCTGAGGAGAGGTAGCCTTGCCTGTGGTGACCTTGGCCGTAAGGACTGGGATTGGTTGTGCTGGTGCTAATGTGGGAAAggccctctccttcccttcccgcAGTGTTCCCATTAATGCTCGTTTGCAGGCGCATTGGGAAAGACCTCAGCAACACATTTGCCAAGCTGGAGAAGCTGACAATCTGTGAGTGTTCTCGGGGCCTTTCAGAACTGGGGCAGTGAACCCGGGAGGGCGGAGGAACCATACTCCCTGAGCCTGGTCTTCAGCCTCACCTGTCGTGACTTCTTGTTTGTCTCTGCAGTGGCAAAGCGCAAGTCCCTCTTTGATGATAAAGCAGTGGAAATTGAGGAGCTAACTTATATTATCAAACAGGTGAGCGACTAGCGATCGGGAGAGCCCAGCATTTCAATTGGATCACTTCCATCATTTTTCTTGCTCTAGGGTCCCAGAGAAAAGTTTCTAGAGCCAGCCCTAAACATCCCGCTCATCCAGTGTGTCAGTGATCTTCTACTGTGTACAAAGCACCGTGCTGGGCACTTGCCACACAAACATTACGAGGCAAGATACCTGCCTTCAAGGGCTTATTGTCTAGAAGAGGTATCCAGCCTCATAAACTCACACTTACAATGAATAGGAGGCAAGTGGTACAGAAAAGATCTTATGAAAAGATGAATGAGATAGTCTGGGGACACTGGGAAAGATTTTATTGAGGATGTGACATCTGAGCTGGTTTCAAGGCTTGTGGAGAAGCAGTGGAAGAACGTGCCAGACAGGGGAAACAGTGTGTGCAGAAGCATGTCTTATAAAAGGGAAAGTTCAAGTTTTTGCTCAGCTATCACCTGCTCAGGGAGGCCTACTGTCACTATGCTGTTTACTACCCCAGCAACCAACTCTGATCTCGCTTatcttgctctatttttttttttatagcacttGTTACATTTTAATGGTCTCTATAGTTAActtatgtttattgtttgttttctcccaCTTAAGTCATcttcctcaaaaaaagaaaaaaaaagtgctaatgCCATAAGAGtagagatttttctttctgtttgttcatGGATGTATCCCAAATGCCTGTAGCAGTGTCTGGCATGTATTAGGTACTCAGTATTTGTTGATTGAATTGAGTGATTGGCAGCAAATGAGACTGAAAAGGTAGACTGGTAGCTGTCTGTGAAGATCCTCATGGGGGCTTGCTAAGTAGTGTGGAATCACTCTGAAGTGTGTGGGCTGCAAAGACGATTAGAACGTGGATTCCAATTCTGTCTGCAAGACCCTAGTATAGCAGTTCTAACAGTGTTATTTGTTCCTTTCCCGGAACAAtgtaataagaataaaatgagaaattgaaTGACCATGGGGGAAAAAGGAACACCCTGGAGCATGAACGGTCAGGGAGGCTAGGGAGGAGGCTTGTGCAGTTGTCCAGTATGAAGATGATTATGGCAGAGGCCAAAGGGCAGATACATTCAGGAGATGCTGTGCTGAGTAGAAAAGAGAGGGTTCCGTTAATTACTGGGGCATTATCGCATAGGCATTTAAGAACCGCTGACTGGATTTAGACAGACTTCAAATCCCAGGCTCACCAATCATGGTGTGACCTTGCGTAAGCTACCTAACTACCCTGAGCTTCAGTTCCCTTATAAGTAAAaaggggataataacagtacccacGTCACAGGGTTGTTACAAggatttattagtttattttttcaatcaCTCACATTATTGAGTGACTTTGGCTGCCTGGTTCTGGGGAttgagcagtgaacaagacaaatgCGGTCCCTGACCTTGGCAACTTCCTTGCGGAATGGGTGAACTAGACGctatacaagcaaacagaaaagacAGTTTCAGGTAGCGGCACATCCTATTAAAGAAATGAGGTGAGTGAGTTCCTCAGGGTAGGGGCCTACTTTACATGGGGTGATAGAGGATGGTTTGGCTGAGGAAGGGACATAGAGACCTGAATGGTAAGGAGAAAGTTGGTCATCCAGAGATCTGACGGGGGCACATTccagaaaatgggaatagcaaAGGGAAAGGCCCCGAGGCCTGGGCAGCCTTGTTGTGAAAGGCTGTGAAAcaggccagtgtggctgcagcACAGCCAGTGAGAAGGAGGCCTGTGGGGGGGTGAGGTCAGAGGAGTGAGTGGGGCGCGACCACATAGCCGTGTAAGCTAGGTGAGGAATTTGGATCGTGTACTAAATTTAGTGGGAAACTCTTGGAAGATTTTGAAGCAGGGGAATGACATGCACTATTTTTGGTTTAGAAGGTCACTCTGGTGGTTGTGTGGAAAGTGGATTGTAGGGGGCAAATTCTAAAAGGAAGATCACTTAGGAGGCTCTGGGCAATTTTTAGAGAGAGGACAGTTTGGACTAGGGTAGCTTTGTTAGAGAAGGAGATGAGTGGACACATTCAGAGTATATGTTGGAATCAGCTGGGTTCTTTGTGGGTTCCGTGTGGattaagggaagagagaggaattgAGGATGATTTCTTAAGGTTTTCGTCTGAGCACCTGGTGAGCGGTGGTACCATTTACCAAAGTGgcaaagaaggaagggggaaTAACTGGGGGGGAAATTAAGAGTTGTTTTCTATGTTAAGTTAAGAGAAAGTCATAAGCTGCTTAGCAGGTTGCATGGCGCACAGTAATCAAACCCGAGACTGCTGTTCTGTTCACAAAGTGCTGAGTATGTAGTAAACGCTCAATGCAGGTTATGGTTGTGCTGTGGCATATAGGTTGGGTTAAGGAGATGTCAGTATGTGACTTAGAAGCTTCTAGCTTGGGCAACTAAGTGGGGAGTAGTGCCATTTTCTAAGTTCCAGGGGGAGGAGATTTTATGGGGGAAAAACCTGGAATGCAGTTTTGGACACATGGCTGTGAGCAGGCTCCATTAACTCTGAAGGGACAGAGCAGTCAGCAGCAGAAATCGTCCAGGGGTCTCGAGAGAATCTTTGGGGCTAGGATACTAATTGGAGGAATACTAACTGGGGGTACTATTGGAGGGACTGTAGAAGTTGCCTGAtctagttttttgggttttttttttttaacttttatttatttatttacattttggctgcgttgggtctttgttgctgcccgcgggctttctctagttgcggcgagcgggggctactcttcgttgcagcgcatgggcttctcattgcagtggcttctcttgttgtagagcacgggctctaggagcgcgggcttcagtagttgtggctcgtgggctcagtaattgtggctcgcaggctctagagcgcaggctcagtagttgcggcacacgggcttagttgctccgcggcatgtgggttcttccggaccagggctcaaacctcatcccctgcattggcaggtggattcttaaccagtgtgccgccagggaagcccctaatctaGTTTTTTTCTTAGCCTGTATCTTGAGCTCACTACTTTtgacctcttccctctccccctcctcttcttcctctggtctTTCCCTGGACTTCGCTGTCCTGGGGTGGCAAGCTTTCTCTGCCACTCCCAGCCGCCTCCTTCATCTCCCTTGTCTCACGAGGCCCTTGGCAGGCAGGATTGGGAAGCAGATAATCCATTGGCCTGGTGTAGAAAGCCTGGCTGTGCTACTAATTCATCGTGTATAACGTTAGACAAGTCGCATCTTTCACTCTTTTgcaatagtaatttttaaaaggaattctgTATATAAAAACCATTTCGTTGATGCTTCTGGGAAGCCATGGTGCCTTTGACTCTTCCTGTCTCCTGAGTACAGCACAGATGCTTTGTTGCTCAGCATGCTCTGGGTCTGAGATTTTGGCCTTTTGAAGGGTTCTATGGCCATGAGCATGGCCTCACAGTGGGGGTAGGACAGCAGGGTGGAGGGAGTAAACACCTCAGGTCTTTATGAATGGACGGGGCCATATTTCACCTCTTTCTGGCTCTACCCCGCAGGCACTGAGCCTGAGCAAAGTACAGAGCTTGGACTATCCCAGCAGGCCCTTCTGGTCTGTCCGAGGTACCATCACCCCTGCTAGTAATGTCCACCCTGCCGTCCCTGCCAGAGATGTCCATGTGGGAGAGATGCTGGCTGAGGACCCCATGGTTGATACTCAGTTTTTCTGTTGGCTCTTTCACCAGGACATCAACAGCCTTAACAAACAAATCGCCCAGCTTCAAGATTTCGTGAGAGCCAAGGGCAGCCAGAGCGGCCGGCACCTGCAAACCCATTCCAACACCATCGTGGTCTCCCTGCAGGTGGGAcccgggggagggagaggcagaaggGAGGAAGGCGTCTTCTCTGGCTgaccctctctccttttctttcagtCAAAACTGGCCTCCATGTCCAATGACTTCAAATCAGTTTTAGAAGTGAGGACAGAGGTGAGAAGAATCTGTGTAGGAGGGATAGGAATCAGGGGTGAGGGCCCCAGAGGGAAGTGGGAAGGGGACAAGTGGAAGGGCAAGGGCAACAGGGTCACGGGCACCAGGAGGAATCTCTTTAACGTGCCCGCTTTCCAGcggcctcaggacctttgcatttcTTCCCCAACCTTAGAACCTGAAGCAGCAGAGGAGCCGGCGGGAGCAGTTCTCCCGGGCACCCGTGTCAGCCCTGCCCCTTGCCCCCAACCACCTAGGTAAGTCACAGGCAATACAGGGAGCCCTGAGGGATAAGGCTTAGTTACTCCAGTTCTGGTATCTTCCAAAGGCAGGGGTTGGGTAGGAGAATGGAGGGCCAAGGAGGTTGCTAGGCTTTGTCTCTTAGAGGTCAGACCTGATTGCTGGGATTTATGATCCACACCTAGTCTCCAGCATTCTCAGTGTTGGGGGTGAATTCAATCATGTTCAGAAGAATgacagtttctaattttttttgcaCTTACTCGTTGTATTCCCATtctgtcatttaattttcacaaccacCTTTTGAGAAAGCAACTATTGttatcccccattttacaggtgaggaaactgaggctcagagaggttaaatgacttgtccagggtcacaaggCTAGTAAgtgccagagctgggattcaaatccagagcatgtgggctttgAACCTTTTAACCACTAAGAAGTGCCATGTCTTCTTTCTTCCCCCAGGGGGCGGTGCTGTGGTTTTGGGGGCGGAGTCTCGAGCCTCTGGGGACGTGGCCATTGACATGATGGACTCTAGGACCAGCCAGCAGCTGCAGCTCATTGATGAGCAGGTATCCACGCTCTGAGCTTGGGAGGAGTtgctcctctgttttcctctgtgGTCACAAGCAAGTGTTTGGAATGTGCCATGGGTGGAATGGCAAAGTGGAGGGTCCTAAAGAGGCAGGCCCTCCCCTGCAGAAGCTCCCAGTGCTCATGTATGCTGTCTCTCCTCTGAAGGATTCCTACATCCAGAGCCGGGCAGACACCATGCAGAATATTGAGTCCACAATTGTTGAGCTGGGCTCCATCTTCCAGCAGTTGGCACACATGGTTAAGGAACAGGAAGAAACCATTCAGAGGTGAGATTCTTTCTCTCCTTAACTTCAAAAACAGGAGCCTTCTCTTCCCTGTGGATTGGCATGCTAAAGGTCCCCAGGGACAGCTTGATGCCCTTTGGAAGAGAAGAGTGAATCCTGTCCACCCACAGGGTCAAGTTCACCTGCCTCCATCCACTCAACAAGTGTTAATTGAGCACCTGTTCCTTGTCaagcactgtcctaggtgctggggGTACGGTGATCAACAGCACAGTTAAGTCTATTTTGTGGAGCTTACTTTGTAGTATGGAATTTAATAGTGTGGGTGAGGATAGCTGTTAAAAAGAATTGAGAAGAAATTTTCAGGTACTGATAAGGGCTATACTGAGAATTAAAGTAGGATGAGGTGTTCAGAAAGTGATGGAGGAGGTATATCAGATTGGGTGGCAGGGAAGGCTGCTCTGAAGACTTGATATTTAAGCAGAGACATGAACTACAAGAAGGATCCAACCATGCAAAGAAGAGGGATCCAACCATGCAAAGGAGAGGGTAAGAGTTGTCTAGGCAGTGTGGACAGCTGGAGCAAAGGCCCTACGATGGGACAGTCTTGCTGTATTAAAGAatcaagggacttccttggtggcacagtggttaagaatccgcctgccagtgcaggggacatgggttcgatccctggtccaggaagatcccacaggccacggagcaactaagcatgtgcaccacaactactgagcctgcgctctagagccgcgagccacaactactgagcccacgtgccacagctactgaagcctgcgcgcctaaagcccaagctccacaacaagggaaaccactgcaatgagagtcctgcgcactgcaatgaagaatagcccccgctcgatgcaactagagaaagcccgcgtgcagcaaggaagacccaacgcaaccaaataaattatttttttttaaattaaaagaaaaaagaatcaagaagGCCAGTGTAGCTGGAAAGCAATGAACAGGAAGAGAGAGGTACAAGATAAGACTGGAGGGAGGTAGGCAGAGCCCACGCACGGGAAGGCCTCTCTGCTCTCCTGGTGCCCCCTGCTACTGCACGAGGCATTTTATCTGCTCCTCTTTGGCACTTAGCGTTCATTCAGTCAGTTATGGAGATACAGTCGAGGATGAAAGAGACAAAGAACCCTCCCCTTGGGGAATATACATTGTAGTAGGGGAGACAGATAagttaaaatacacaaaataagtaAATGGTCCAGTATATATTTTTGCCCAGTGATAAATCCATAAATAAAAGTAGAGTAGGGTAAACTAATCAGGAGTTCTAGGTTTGGAGGAACAAGTTGtaattttaaataggatggttGTTAAGAGAGGCCCTATTAA encodes:
- the STX5 gene encoding syntaxin-5 isoform X1, with translation MIPRKRYGSKNTDQGVYLGLSKTQVLSPATAGTSSSDIAPLPPPVALVPPLPDTMSCRDRTQEFLSACKSLQSRQNGIQTNKPTLRAVRQRSEFTLMAKRIGKDLSNTFAKLEKLTILAKRKSLFDDKAVEIEELTYIIKQDINSLNKQIAQLQDFVRAKGSQSGRHLQTHSNTIVVSLQSKLASMSNDFKSVLEVRTENLKQQRSRREQFSRAPVSALPLAPNHLGGGAVVLGAESRASGDVAIDMMDSRTSQQLQLIDEQDSYIQSRADTMQNIESTIVELGSIFQQLAHMVKEQEETIQRIDENVLGAQLDVEAAHSEILKYFQSVTSNRWLMVKIFLILIVFFIIFVVFLA
- the STX5 gene encoding syntaxin-5 isoform X2, with the protein product MAKRIGKDLSNTFAKLEKLTILAKRKSLFDDKAVEIEELTYIIKQDINSLNKQIAQLQDFVRAKGSQSGRHLQTHSNTIVVSLQSKLASMSNDFKSVLEVRTENLKQQRSRREQFSRAPVSALPLAPNHLGGGAVVLGAESRASGDVAIDMMDSRTSQQLQLIDEQDSYIQSRADTMQNIESTIVELGSIFQQLAHMVKEQEETIQRIDENVLGAQLDVEAAHSEILKYFQSVTSNRWLMVKIFLILIVFFIIFVVFLA